From Triticum aestivum cultivar Chinese Spring chromosome 4A, IWGSC CS RefSeq v2.1, whole genome shotgun sequence, a single genomic window includes:
- the LOC123087489 gene encoding disease resistance protein RGA2 isoform X2: MMSAAAEQVAGSFSSAVIQRAVDKVIDFLESNYNLSHATEELLTKLHTSLTMVRAITEVADNQLITSTSLNKWLRNLHDAAYEAEDVLDRFDCQDTVLGKRKMSELVSSSIRALKSLVVPDEGMNRLEYVVQKLDHLCATSNTFLELLRQSSSSSIKEGAGGETTSRVPVDVKLFGRDEVLELILRVILGSSGSEPESSSIRAKHGARYTIGGVDVIPIVGMSGVGKTTLAQVIYNHENVKGHFGHRAWVYVSKHFGVKRTLQEILCSIKGNDSSFDRADSIETVVNNIQIVIQHGRFFLVLDSVWDEMCDQWSSLLTAIAGEVPGSVILVTTQSKRVADTVATMCQVPLAPLPWESFWSAFQYYAFGTTGPVAENNQTLLLIGEQIAKKLDGLPLAAKVMGNLLRSRFTIHQWRSILESDWWDLSEVLCEILPYMGISYQDLQPRQRQCFAFCSIFPGNYLFDKDRLVNMWISHDFIEQSESGGTRLEDIGGKLFDELVQRSFFQATFDKRRYTMHDLVRALAIGVSSYECFLHKETSRRASPTARHLALQVSNQLHIHELNKYKNLRTILLFGHCDSTEICDVVDNMLANSRSIRVLDLSYLEVLTNMPAHISSLKKLRFFDLSFTRVNNLRNFPCNLHALYLRGYTRNSIPESVNTLANLRHLYVDATALSLIPGIGQLSQLQELENFSVGKRNGFMINELKNMQELSGKICISNIHVIKNTLEAADANMSGKKHLEALVLKGRNVSKDVLEGLQPHSNLQELMIEGYRATTLPSWILQGHIFTKLQSIHVGSCRLLAVLPPFGKFASLKHLTLDNLPSVKHVDGTHFGCLPNLEDLKVSSMTSWIDWSHAEDHGPLLPHLTRFELHNCPLLEKVPNLSSISSLSELNISACGNFAKALPQYVGLLACLKKLRISYCDHPLLFSGHQLKSLDYLHLRKCGSLRLIDGLQCFPNLRDIDVLGCPGILTELQDQSCVLCASFIWRPFILPQSRRSGLDN, encoded by the exons ATGATGTCTGCAGCTGCAGAGCAGGTTGCTGGTAGTTTCTCATCAGCAGTTATCCAGCGTGCTGTTGACAAGGTGAttgacttcctcgagagcaactaTAATCTGAGCCATGCTACTGAAGAACTTTTGACCAAACTCCACACAAGCCTCACCATGGTGAGGGCCATAACCGAGGTCGCTGATAACCAGCTTATTACCAGCACTAGTCTTAACAAGTGGCTAAGGAACCTCCATGATGCTGCCTATGAAGCGGAGGATGTGCTTGACAGATTTGATTGTCAAGACACAGTCCTTGGAAAACGCAAGATGAGCGAGCTCGTTTCGTCATCGATTAGGGCCCTTAAAAGTTTGGTTGTACCTGATGAGGGCATGAACAGGCTTGAATATGTTGTGCAGAAGCTAGATCACCTTTGTGCAACCTCCAACACATTTCTGGAGCTCTTGAGGCAGAGTAGTTCATCATCCATCAAGGAGGGAGCTGGGGGAGAGACTACTTCTCGTGTTCCAGTTGATGTCAAGCTGTTTGGACGCGATGAAGTTCTAGAGTTGATACTGAGAGTTATTTTAGGTTCATCTGGCTCTGAGCCAGAATCCAGCAGCATAAGAGCAAAACATGGGGCAAGGTACACCATTGGTGGTGTTGATGTCATCCCAATTGTTGGTATGAGCGGGGTTGGGAAGACAACCCTTGCTCAAGTCATTTACAATCATGAAAATGTGAAGGGTCACTTTGGGCACAGAGCATGGGTGTATGTTTCAAAACATTTCGGAGTGAAAAGGACGTTGCAGGAGATATTGTGCTCCATAAAAGGAAATGATTCATCTTTTGACCGTGCTGATAGTATAGAGACAGTTGTCAACAATATTCAAATTGTCATCCAGCATGGAAGATTCTTTCTTGTGCTTGATAGTGTTTGGGATGAGATGTGTGATCAGTGGAGTAGTTTGCTTACTGCCATAGCTGGTGAAGTACCGGGAAGTGTAATTCTTGTCACAACACAAAGCAAAAGGGTTGCAGACACAGTAGCAACAATGTGTCAAGTTCCACTAGCACCTTTGCCATGGGAGAGTTTTTGGTCAGCTTTCCAGTATTATGCTTTTGGCACCACCGGTCCTGTGGCAGAGAACAATCAGACTCTTCTGCTAATTGGTGAGCAAATAGCAAAAAAACTAGATGGCTTGCCATTAGCAGCAAAAGTAATGGGAAATCTGTTAAGATCCAGATTTACCATACACCAGTGGAGAAGCATCCTTGAGAGCGATTGGTGGGACCTGAGTGAAGTTCTTTGTGAAATCCTTCCATACATGGGAATTAGTTATCAAGATCTACAGCCTAGACAAAGGCAGTGCTTCGCTTTCTGTTCGATTTTTCCAGGAAATTACTTGTTTGATAAAGATAGATTGGTCAATATGTGGATTTCTCACGATTTCATTGAACAGAGCGAATCTGGTGGCACTAGATTAGAGGACATTGGAGGTAAATTGTTTGATGAACTTGTGCAAAGATCATTTTTCCAGGCTACATTTGATAAAAGGAGGTACACTATGCACGATCTAGTACGGGCTCTGGCGATTGGTGTTTCTTCGTATGAATGTTTTCTCCACAAAGAGACCTCACGCAGAGCATCACCAACTGCTCGCCATTTGGCTCTGCAAGTTAGTAATCAACTGCACATTCATGAACTCAACAAGTATAAAAATCTGCGGACAATCTTACTGTTTGGTCATTGTGACAGTACTGAAATTTGTGATGTTGTTGACAATATGTTAGCCAACTCAAGAAGCATTCGAGTGTTAGACTTATCTTATTTGGAGGTGCTGACAAATATGCCTGCCCACATTTCATCCTTAAAGAAATTGAGGTTCTTTGATCTTTCTTTCACAAGAGTCAATAATTTGCGCAACTTCCCTTGTAATCTTCATGCTTTATACCTCCGTGGATATACCCGCAATTCTATTCCTGAAAGTGTTAATACACTTGCCAATTTGCGGCACTTGTATGTTGACGCTACAGCTCTCTCTTTGATTCCTGGTATTGGGCAACTGAGTCAACTTCAAGAATTGGAGAACTTCAGTGTTGGAAAGAGAAACGGATTCATGATAAATGAATTGAAAAACATGCAAGAGCTATCTGGGAAAATTTGCATAAGCAATATCCACGTCATTAAGAACACACTTGAGGCAGCCGATGCCAATATGAGTGGGAAGAAACACCTTGAAGCCTTGGTGTTGAAGGGGAGAAATGTATCCAAAGATGTACTTGAAGGATTGCAGCCACACTCAAATCTTCAAGAGCTCATGATCGAAGGTTACAGGGCCACAACTTTACCTAGCTGGATCTTGCAAGGCCACATCTTCACAAAACTGCAGTCTATTCATGTTGGAAGCTGCCGACTTCTAGCTGTACTTCCGCCATTTGGAAAATTCGCTTCACTCAAGCATCTCACTCTCGATAACTTGCCATCGGTGAAGCATGTTGATGGAACACATTTTGGTTGCCTCCCAAATTTGGAGGACTTAAAAGTTTCTTCGATGACATCTTGGATAGATTGGTCACATGCAGAAGATCATGGCCCTCTCCTTCCACATCTCACAAGGTTTGAACTTCACAATTGTCCTTTACTGGAAAAAGTGCCCAACCtatcatccatatcttcattgtCAGAACTTAACATTTCAGCTTGTGGGAACTTTGCCAAGGCACTGCCACAATATGTAGGACTATTAGCATGTCTCAAAAAATTAAGGATATCTTACTGTGATCACCCACTGCTATTCTCTGGGCATCAGTTGAAGTCACTGGATTATCTACATCTTCGAAAATGTGGATCTCTACGTTTGATTGATGGGCTACAATGTTTTCCCAACCTCAGGGATATTGATGTTCTTGGTTGTCCTGGCATTCTTACTGAATTACAAGACCAATCG TGTGTGCTCTGTGCATCCTTTATCTGGAGGCCCTTCATTTTACCCCAGAGCAGGAGGAGTGGTTTGGACAACTAA
- the LOC123082565 gene encoding F-box protein PP2-B1, with translation MEVERVKKLAREEEKAQSRIIQGIPEECLAKAIGLTSPADACRAAAVSTAFRSAADLDAVWTRFLPPDCDAVLERAVHLVDAPSKKELFMDLSNEHVVLDDGKMSFGLERSNGAKCYMLSASELVIEWMHENLYWTRRTDPDSRFSKVAELLSVCWLHIYGTINSRELTPATHYAAYLVFKLTHDASGLSSPRQTSFVKVGGGPCLQSCRPSSTSGGASSSLLVGSTHTVSLHPCNRASCTRNGAAAAEPHEHEQGGGVGGVVRYPRHRVDGWLELEMGDFHTDTDICGGDDVMMEVHEWEELKWKKGLIIEGIEIRPRN, from the exons ATGGAGGTGGAACGCGTGAAGAAGCTGGCGAGggaagaagaaaaggcccaaagCAGAATAATCCAGGGAATCCCGGAGGAATGTCTGGCGAAGGCCATCGGTCTGACCTCGCCAGCCGACGCCTGCCGCGCGGCCGCAGTGTCCACCGCGTTCCGGTCGGCGGCGGACTTGGACGCGGTGTGGACACGGTTCCTGCCGCCGGACTGCGACGCCGTCCTGGAGCGGGCCGTCCACCTCGTGGATGCTCCCTCCAAGAAGGAGCTCTTCATGGACCTCAGCAACGAACACGTCGTCCTCGACGATGGCAAAATG AGTTTTGGGCTGGAGAGATCGAACGGCGCCAAATGCTACATGTTGTCAGCAAGCGAGCTGGTAATCGAATGGATGCATGAAAATCTTTACTGGACAAGGAGGACCGACCCTGATTCAAG GTTCTCCAAGGTGGCAGAGCTTCTCTCAGTCTGCTGGCTCCACATCTACGGCACGATCAACAGCAGGGAGCTCACTCCAGCCACCCACTACGCGGCCTACCTCGTCTTCAAGCTCACCCATGATGCCTCAGGCCTCAGTTCCCCGCGGCAGACATCGTTCGTCAAGGTAGGTGGCGGGCCGTGTCTCCAGTCCTGCCGGCCTTCCAGCACCAGCGGCGGTGCCTCTTCATCCCTGCTGGTGGGGAGCACCCACACAGTGTCTCTCCATCCCTGCAACCGTGCTTCATGCACCCGTAACGGCGCTGCGGCTGCGGAGCCGCACGAGCACGAGCAAGGAGGAGGAGTCGGCGGTGTCGTGAGGTACCCGCGGCATCGGGTCGACGGGTGGTTGGAACTGGAGATGGGCGACTTCCACACGGACACGGACATATGCGGTGGGGATGATGTTATGATGGAAGTGCATGAGTGGGAGGAGCTCAAGTGGAAGAAGGGACTCATCATCGAAGGAATCGAGATCAGGCCTAGAAATTAA
- the LOC123087489 gene encoding disease resistance protein RGA2 isoform X1 has protein sequence MMSAAAEQVAGSFSSAVIQRAVDKVIDFLESNYNLSHATEELLTKLHTSLTMVRAITEVADNQLITSTSLNKWLRNLHDAAYEAEDVLDRFDCQDTVLGKRKMSELVSSSIRALKSLVVPDEGMNRLEYVVQKLDHLCATSNTFLELLRQSSSSSIKEGAGGETTSRVPVDVKLFGRDEVLELILRVILGSSGSEPESSSIRAKHGARYTIGGVDVIPIVGMSGVGKTTLAQVIYNHENVKGHFGHRAWVYVSKHFGVKRTLQEILCSIKGNDSSFDRADSIETVVNNIQIVIQHGRFFLVLDSVWDEMCDQWSSLLTAIAGEVPGSVILVTTQSKRVADTVATMCQVPLAPLPWESFWSAFQYYAFGTTGPVAENNQTLLLIGEQIAKKLDGLPLAAKVMGNLLRSRFTIHQWRSILESDWWDLSEVLCEILPYMGISYQDLQPRQRQCFAFCSIFPGNYLFDKDRLVNMWISHDFIEQSESGGTRLEDIGGKLFDELVQRSFFQATFDKRRYTMHDLVRALAIGVSSYECFLHKETSRRASPTARHLALQVSNQLHIHELNKYKNLRTILLFGHCDSTEICDVVDNMLANSRSIRVLDLSYLEVLTNMPAHISSLKKLRFFDLSFTRVNNLRNFPCNLHALYLRGYTRNSIPESVNTLANLRHLYVDATALSLIPGIGQLSQLQELENFSVGKRNGFMINELKNMQELSGKICISNIHVIKNTLEAADANMSGKKHLEALVLKGRNVSKDVLEGLQPHSNLQELMIEGYRATTLPSWILQGHIFTKLQSIHVGSCRLLAVLPPFGKFASLKHLTLDNLPSVKHVDGTHFGCLPNLEDLKVSSMTSWIDWSHAEDHGPLLPHLTRFELHNCPLLEKVPNLSSISSLSELNISACGNFAKALPQYVGLLACLKKLRISYCDHPLLFSGHQLKSLDYLHLRKCGSLRLIDGLQCFPNLRDIDVLGCPGILTELQDQSVRQDEQDLLHLSSIVTDISLLNKNFFVPSVCALCILYLEALHFTPEQEEWFGQLISVKKIEFAYCYFLQRLPSTLNRLTSLKVLSIRETKPLSLEGVVPQNLQELIMDGFVMEDNFKPGGSDWLNISHVPYIRLNGKTVQNLSINAASSSSNHQI, from the coding sequence ATGATGTCTGCAGCTGCAGAGCAGGTTGCTGGTAGTTTCTCATCAGCAGTTATCCAGCGTGCTGTTGACAAGGTGAttgacttcctcgagagcaactaTAATCTGAGCCATGCTACTGAAGAACTTTTGACCAAACTCCACACAAGCCTCACCATGGTGAGGGCCATAACCGAGGTCGCTGATAACCAGCTTATTACCAGCACTAGTCTTAACAAGTGGCTAAGGAACCTCCATGATGCTGCCTATGAAGCGGAGGATGTGCTTGACAGATTTGATTGTCAAGACACAGTCCTTGGAAAACGCAAGATGAGCGAGCTCGTTTCGTCATCGATTAGGGCCCTTAAAAGTTTGGTTGTACCTGATGAGGGCATGAACAGGCTTGAATATGTTGTGCAGAAGCTAGATCACCTTTGTGCAACCTCCAACACATTTCTGGAGCTCTTGAGGCAGAGTAGTTCATCATCCATCAAGGAGGGAGCTGGGGGAGAGACTACTTCTCGTGTTCCAGTTGATGTCAAGCTGTTTGGACGCGATGAAGTTCTAGAGTTGATACTGAGAGTTATTTTAGGTTCATCTGGCTCTGAGCCAGAATCCAGCAGCATAAGAGCAAAACATGGGGCAAGGTACACCATTGGTGGTGTTGATGTCATCCCAATTGTTGGTATGAGCGGGGTTGGGAAGACAACCCTTGCTCAAGTCATTTACAATCATGAAAATGTGAAGGGTCACTTTGGGCACAGAGCATGGGTGTATGTTTCAAAACATTTCGGAGTGAAAAGGACGTTGCAGGAGATATTGTGCTCCATAAAAGGAAATGATTCATCTTTTGACCGTGCTGATAGTATAGAGACAGTTGTCAACAATATTCAAATTGTCATCCAGCATGGAAGATTCTTTCTTGTGCTTGATAGTGTTTGGGATGAGATGTGTGATCAGTGGAGTAGTTTGCTTACTGCCATAGCTGGTGAAGTACCGGGAAGTGTAATTCTTGTCACAACACAAAGCAAAAGGGTTGCAGACACAGTAGCAACAATGTGTCAAGTTCCACTAGCACCTTTGCCATGGGAGAGTTTTTGGTCAGCTTTCCAGTATTATGCTTTTGGCACCACCGGTCCTGTGGCAGAGAACAATCAGACTCTTCTGCTAATTGGTGAGCAAATAGCAAAAAAACTAGATGGCTTGCCATTAGCAGCAAAAGTAATGGGAAATCTGTTAAGATCCAGATTTACCATACACCAGTGGAGAAGCATCCTTGAGAGCGATTGGTGGGACCTGAGTGAAGTTCTTTGTGAAATCCTTCCATACATGGGAATTAGTTATCAAGATCTACAGCCTAGACAAAGGCAGTGCTTCGCTTTCTGTTCGATTTTTCCAGGAAATTACTTGTTTGATAAAGATAGATTGGTCAATATGTGGATTTCTCACGATTTCATTGAACAGAGCGAATCTGGTGGCACTAGATTAGAGGACATTGGAGGTAAATTGTTTGATGAACTTGTGCAAAGATCATTTTTCCAGGCTACATTTGATAAAAGGAGGTACACTATGCACGATCTAGTACGGGCTCTGGCGATTGGTGTTTCTTCGTATGAATGTTTTCTCCACAAAGAGACCTCACGCAGAGCATCACCAACTGCTCGCCATTTGGCTCTGCAAGTTAGTAATCAACTGCACATTCATGAACTCAACAAGTATAAAAATCTGCGGACAATCTTACTGTTTGGTCATTGTGACAGTACTGAAATTTGTGATGTTGTTGACAATATGTTAGCCAACTCAAGAAGCATTCGAGTGTTAGACTTATCTTATTTGGAGGTGCTGACAAATATGCCTGCCCACATTTCATCCTTAAAGAAATTGAGGTTCTTTGATCTTTCTTTCACAAGAGTCAATAATTTGCGCAACTTCCCTTGTAATCTTCATGCTTTATACCTCCGTGGATATACCCGCAATTCTATTCCTGAAAGTGTTAATACACTTGCCAATTTGCGGCACTTGTATGTTGACGCTACAGCTCTCTCTTTGATTCCTGGTATTGGGCAACTGAGTCAACTTCAAGAATTGGAGAACTTCAGTGTTGGAAAGAGAAACGGATTCATGATAAATGAATTGAAAAACATGCAAGAGCTATCTGGGAAAATTTGCATAAGCAATATCCACGTCATTAAGAACACACTTGAGGCAGCCGATGCCAATATGAGTGGGAAGAAACACCTTGAAGCCTTGGTGTTGAAGGGGAGAAATGTATCCAAAGATGTACTTGAAGGATTGCAGCCACACTCAAATCTTCAAGAGCTCATGATCGAAGGTTACAGGGCCACAACTTTACCTAGCTGGATCTTGCAAGGCCACATCTTCACAAAACTGCAGTCTATTCATGTTGGAAGCTGCCGACTTCTAGCTGTACTTCCGCCATTTGGAAAATTCGCTTCACTCAAGCATCTCACTCTCGATAACTTGCCATCGGTGAAGCATGTTGATGGAACACATTTTGGTTGCCTCCCAAATTTGGAGGACTTAAAAGTTTCTTCGATGACATCTTGGATAGATTGGTCACATGCAGAAGATCATGGCCCTCTCCTTCCACATCTCACAAGGTTTGAACTTCACAATTGTCCTTTACTGGAAAAAGTGCCCAACCtatcatccatatcttcattgtCAGAACTTAACATTTCAGCTTGTGGGAACTTTGCCAAGGCACTGCCACAATATGTAGGACTATTAGCATGTCTCAAAAAATTAAGGATATCTTACTGTGATCACCCACTGCTATTCTCTGGGCATCAGTTGAAGTCACTGGATTATCTACATCTTCGAAAATGTGGATCTCTACGTTTGATTGATGGGCTACAATGTTTTCCCAACCTCAGGGATATTGATGTTCTTGGTTGTCCTGGCATTCTTACTGAATTACAAGACCAATCGGTTAGACAAGATGAGCAGGATTTACTTCATCTTAGCAGTATAGTTACAGATATTAGCTTGCTAAATAAGAACTTTTTTGTCCCCTCAGTGTGTGCTCTGTGCATCCTTTATCTGGAGGCCCTTCATTTTACCCCAGAGCAGGAGGAGTGGTTTGGACAACTAATATCTGTCAAAAAAATCGAGTTTGCTTACTGCTATTTTCTGCAACGACTCCCTTCTACACTAAACAGACTTACCTCCTTAAAAGTACTTAGTATCAGGGAGACAAAACCCCTGTCGCTGGAAGGAGTTGTGCCACAGAACCTCCAAGAATTGATTATGGATGGCTTCGTCATGGAAGACAATTTCAAACCTGGAGGATCAGATTGGCTGAACATCTCTCATGTTCCATACATTCGGCTTAATGGGAAGACAGTCCAAAACCTGTCAATTAATGCTGCTTCATCGTCTTCAAACCACCAAATTTGA